A stretch of Prosthecobacter debontii DNA encodes these proteins:
- a CDS encoding portal protein has translation MKPNKKMSKEERAEPEKACPVKQQRTRDLCARWQKMQTVMQPWKTQWQEIADLMMPRKAGITSMTSTPSSSKEALLFDTTAGDAALTMAGGLMSWMTPANESWFSYDPVFDLRQSDRVKMWLQDCSFRVQEMLGNSNFYTEQHEDLLNHVTFGTSALYSAFEDGRFYFESLPVGSFAIEENAFGQVDTLFREFELTARQAREMFGAENLPTKIQDCLRDETRQGSRYRFLHAVYPRSRAERPDGPAACAAWGKPFASCYVELSEKTLVRESGYDSFPFAVGRYLKWSALSEKSPYGYGPGFAALPDARQVNFLQMMLDCAAEKMVRPAMIAPEEMEGELILSAGGITYMASSIGQERWPKPISQVGDYSVGQERIKMRQDAVNAKFHAQLFNMFASLDRQMTAREVAERAAEKITLITPAFSRLTSEKNTPILQRLFALAMEEGMLAPPPEEAVRAVSQFMGMVPDPTVVYTSRLALAIKQLRNASFERQFQGDLQLASVRPDVLDNYNFDVITRDRARNNGMPAEWLMDEKAVAEMRAQRAQAQQASQMTSMLEQGSKAVKNVGGMGEVEKLMEQLG, from the coding sequence ATGAAGCCTAACAAAAAGATGTCTAAAGAAGAGCGTGCGGAGCCTGAGAAGGCCTGTCCGGTGAAGCAGCAGCGGACGCGGGATCTGTGCGCGCGCTGGCAGAAGATGCAGACGGTGATGCAGCCGTGGAAGACGCAGTGGCAGGAGATTGCGGATCTGATGATGCCACGCAAGGCGGGGATCACCTCCATGACCAGCACGCCGAGCAGCTCGAAGGAAGCGCTGCTGTTTGACACCACGGCGGGGGATGCGGCACTGACGATGGCGGGGGGCTTGATGTCGTGGATGACGCCGGCCAATGAGTCGTGGTTTTCCTATGATCCGGTGTTTGATCTGCGGCAGTCGGATCGCGTGAAGATGTGGCTGCAGGACTGCTCCTTCCGCGTGCAGGAGATGCTGGGGAACAGTAACTTTTACACGGAGCAGCATGAGGATCTGCTGAACCATGTGACCTTCGGCACGAGTGCCTTGTATTCGGCCTTTGAGGATGGGCGCTTTTACTTTGAGTCGCTGCCCGTGGGCTCTTTTGCCATCGAGGAAAATGCCTTCGGGCAGGTGGATACGTTGTTTCGTGAGTTTGAGCTGACGGCGCGTCAGGCGCGGGAGATGTTCGGGGCGGAGAATCTGCCGACGAAGATCCAGGACTGCCTGAGGGATGAGACGCGCCAGGGCAGCCGTTATCGTTTTCTCCACGCGGTTTATCCACGGTCACGCGCTGAGCGACCTGATGGTCCGGCTGCGTGCGCCGCGTGGGGAAAGCCTTTTGCCTCCTGCTATGTGGAGCTGAGTGAAAAGACGCTGGTGCGGGAGAGCGGGTATGATTCCTTCCCCTTTGCCGTGGGGCGTTATTTGAAATGGTCGGCGCTGTCGGAGAAGAGTCCGTATGGCTACGGGCCGGGCTTTGCGGCGCTGCCCGATGCACGGCAGGTGAACTTTCTGCAAATGATGCTGGATTGTGCGGCGGAAAAGATGGTTAGGCCTGCGATGATCGCGCCGGAGGAGATGGAGGGCGAGCTGATCCTCTCCGCCGGGGGCATCACGTATATGGCCAGCAGCATCGGGCAGGAGCGCTGGCCGAAACCGATCTCGCAGGTGGGGGACTACAGTGTGGGGCAGGAGCGGATCAAGATGCGTCAGGATGCGGTGAATGCGAAGTTTCACGCGCAGCTCTTCAACATGTTTGCCAGCCTGGATCGCCAGATGACAGCGCGGGAGGTGGCGGAGCGTGCGGCGGAGAAGATCACCCTGATCACCCCGGCTTTCTCACGCCTGACCAGTGAGAAGAATACGCCCATTTTGCAACGTTTGTTCGCGCTGGCCATGGAGGAGGGTATGCTGGCTCCACCACCTGAAGAGGCCGTGCGGGCGGTGTCGCAATTCATGGGCATGGTGCCCGATCCGACGGTGGTCTATACCTCGCGCCTAGCTCTGGCTATCAAGCAACTGCGCAATGCCTCCTTCGAGCGGCAATTCCAGGGCGATCTCCAGCTCGCCTCGGTGCGTCCGGATGTCTTGGACAACTACAACTTTGACGTGATCACGCGTGATCGGGCTCGCAACAACGGCATGCCGGCGGAGTGGCTGATGGATGAGAAAGCTGTGGCCGAGATGCGTGCGCAACGCGCCCAAGCTCAACAGGCCAGCCAGATGACCAGCATGCTGGAACAAGGCAGCAAGGCGGTGAAAAACGTCGGCGGCATGGGCGAGGTGGAGAAGCTGATGGAGCAGCTGGGGTGA